GGTCACCCCGGCCTTAGCTTGTTCTTCTGGGGTAAGTTGGAGATGAGTAGTACTAGCTGGATGAATGATCAATGATTTGGAGTCTCCTACATTAGCCAAATGCGAGAACAATTGAACAGATTCAATTACTTTTTTGCCAGCTTCTACTCCACCTTTGATTCCAAAAGTCAACAAAGCCCCCTGACCATCTGGTAAATAGCGTTGACTAAGTTCGTAGGTAGGTGAGCTAGCAAGCCCTGGGTAGCTCACCCACTCTACATCGTTGTGTTGTTCTAAATATTGAGCAACAGCAAGTGCATTTTGACTATGCCGTTCCATCCGCAGGTGGAGAGTCTCTAGACCTTGTAAGAATAAAAAGGAGTTAAAAGGAGATAAGGTAGCTCCTACATCTCGCTGTAGCTGCACACGAGCTTTTACGATATAAGCAGCATTGCCAACCGCCTCTGTATATACAATTCCATTGTAGGTAGGGTCTGGAGTGGAGAGCCCAGGAAACTTGCCGTTACTCCAATCGAAATGACCGGAGTCTACGATAATTCCCCCGATAGATGTGCCGTGACCGCCAATAAATTTAGTAGCAGAATGGATAACGATATCTGCCCCGTGTTCAATCGGTCGGCACAAAATAGGGGAGGCAAAGGTATTATCCACAAGGAGCGGTAATTTATATTCATGAGCTATGGTAGCAAGAGCGTTTAGATCGGCAACCTGCATTTGAGGATTTCCGATCGTTTCGCAGAAAATCGCCTTGGTTTTGTCTGTAATCTTTGAACGGAAATTGTCTGGGTTGGATTGGTCAACAAAATGAACGGTAATTCCAAGCTTTGCAAAGGTATGAGCAAATAAATTGTAGGTTCCCCCATATAAACTGCTAGAGGAGATGATTTCATCACCGGCTTGTGCAATATTTAATAAGGCAAATGTAATGGCGGCTTGACCAGATGCAGTTGCAAGTGCCCCAATACCGCCTTCTAATAGGGCGATACGTTTCTCAAATACATCCTGGGTTGGATTCATGATGCGGGTATAAATGTTCCCAGGCTCCTGTAACGCGAATAGATTTGCTGCATGGCTGGTGTCACGAAACTCATAGGAGGATGTTTGATAGATGGGGACGGCAAGAGCGCCGGTAGTTGGGTCTGCCTCCTGACCTCCGTGAAGAGCTAGTGTTTCTCTTTTCCAATTGAGGTTTGACATAAAAAAACCACTCCTTTTCCATGTAAAGTAAGGTGATTCTCTTGGTTTCAATGGTGGCGCAGTAGAGAGGGAAGACAGGCTTCTCATAGCAAAAAGCCCTCCTCTGAGTAGAGGAAGGCTGCGTTACTAATTTCGCATACATTCATCTCTCAGAACCTTGCGGATTCTGCAGGATTTAGCACCAAGAACACTATGTTCCGGTTGCCGGGCTTCGTCGGGCCAGTCCCTCCACCACTCTTGATGAAAATAAAAGTTTGTTTTATTGTAAGGAGCTTGGAATGATAAGTCAATAATATTTTGTGCATTCTGAAAAAATAGCGGAATCAAATTCAGTTTCCGTTTATGATAACGATTGAAATCATCTTGTTTTAACTTGATTAAACTTCTAAAAATTTAGCTACATATCGACAGCAAAACAGATTTATTTACAGGATACATGAAGTGAATAATCGTGAATAAAAATACAAATAAGTATAATTATACATAATAAGATGTATAACTTGTATAGAAGCTTGCTTTTTGGAAGGTAAAATAGAAGTAGCTGGAAACATGAAAACCTACATACAAGCATCACTGCCTTTTTTATGTGCCATTTTTACATTTTCCTATTTACTCTTTTTCGTTCTTTTTGCTACTATAGGGAAAGGTGTCTTGCCCCAATTTTTGGGGTGAATTGGCACGGGTGGGCCGAGGGGTTGTTTTGCTTAAAGAAGGGAACCGATATTGTACTCATTTTTTCGTAAAAGATTTGATGTAAAAGGTCATCAAACAACGGTTCGCAACGAAATTTTGGCTGGTTTAACCACGTTTTTCACCGCTGTCTACATCATTGCCGTGAATTCAATGATCTTATCGGATGCAGGTATACCATTGGAAGCAGGTATTGTTGCCACGATTGTTATCTCCTTCATAGGATGCTTGATCATGGGTTTTTGGGCGAATGCTCCTGTAGCACTTGTTCCCGGTATGGGCATTAATGCGTTTTTCTCCTATACGATTGTTAAATCTATGGGATTGTCATGGGAGAGCGCTTTGGCAGTTGTATTCATGTCAGGTGTTTTATTTATCGTGATTGCTTTTACACCGGTTGCCAAAATCTTAGCGAAAAGCATTCCACTGTCTCTAAAAGAAGGAATGACGGTTGGAATTGGGTTGTTTCTTACCTTTATTGGTTTGCAAAAAGGCGGCTTAATCGTACCTAATCCATCTACCTTTATTGCTTTAGGCGATCTGGGCGATACGAAGGTAGTATTGGGATTGGTCAGCTTGGTAATTGCCGTCGTGCTATTTTTACGCAATGTAAAAGGTAGCTTTTTAATCAGTATTATTGTAAATACGCTGATTGCTATTGCCCTTGGTACGGTAGGTGGTACAAGTCAGGGAAGTGATTTCTCGTTCTCGACATACCTCACTGTCTTTGGAGCATTTTCGTTTGACGGCATAGTTACTACTGGATTTTGGCTGGCTGTGTTTCCGCTAACCATGGTGATTGTTTTTGAAAATATGGGGCTTTTGCACAGCATGGTTCCAGAAAGTAAATTTGCTCGTACTTTTCAAGCAAACTCCATTTCAGCTATGCTTTCTGGATTGTTTGGTACGAGTCCAACTGTGTCTTCAGCGGAAAGTTCTGCAGGAATTGCCGCTGGCGGGAAAACAGGGATTACAGCAATTACGGTAGGAATTCTGTTCTTGATCTCAATCTTTTGCATTCCTGTCATTCGTTACGTGCCGGATACAGCGATTGCTCCTATCTTAATTCTAGTTGGTAGCCTAATGATGCAAAGTGTCAATCAGATCAAATTCTCTGACATGTCAGAAGGCTTGCCAGCGTTCTTGATCATTGTGCTAATTCCCTTTACAGCGAGTATTGCAGATGGAATTGCTTTCGGATTTATGGCGTATCCAATTGTTAAACTGGCGATGGGCAGACGTAAAGAAATTCCCTTGCCGCTTTTAATCATTTCGTTTATGTTTTTCTTATATTTTGTGTTGCTAGCATTGCAGCTTCATTAAAGGTAAAAGGCAGCCATTTTCTCTTTTGAGAGGATGGCTGCTTTTTTGCATACGGGCATGAAAAGTATGAATGAAGGAATGCAGAATGGATATGGAACGGCTAGTCACTGTTGCTAGATGGAGCAAGCATTTTTCTTTTTTTACTAGTTTTAGACGCTTGCGTGACTGAATATATTGAAGAGAAATACATTCCAATCTATGAAACAGTAAAGAAGGTGAGATTTCTGTACGAGACGACGAGTAGATATCGCTATTACAGAGAAGCTTTCGCGAACCTATCTATGCCGTTTGCCTATATTGACCTTGATTTGTTGGATCAGAATATGGCTGAAATTGTAGCTAGGAGCAATGGTAAACGTATACGAATTGCCAGTAAGTCAATTCGTTCTATTCCTATGCTCCGATATATTTTAGATTATGATCCTTTGATCCAGGGCATCATGTGTTTTACAGCATCAGAAGCATTGTTTTTGTGGGAGAACGGATTTCATAATCTGCTACTTGGTTACCCTGTGGTGGACAGATCTTCGCTACTTGCGATAGCACGAGCTGTACAGCAGGGCGCACAAATTACATTAATGGTCGATTCATTGGAGCATATTAACTTGGCGGAGGAGGTGGCCAAACAAGTAAGTACGCCCTTGTTGCTTTGTGTGGAGATGGATGCCTCTGACTCATTTTGGGGCTTGCATATTGGTGTATACCGCTCATCCTTACGTACATTCGAGCAAGTGATGCAGATGGTTGAAAGAATTGGATCGAGTCCTTGGCTTGTGTTGGATGGAATCATGAGCTATGAGGCGCAAATTGCTGGTGTCGGTGATAATATGCCAGGGCACGGTTTCAAAAATGGTGTTATCTCTTATCTAAAAAAACGTTCTATACGCGTAGTGAGGGAAAAACGGAAACGTGTAGATGACGAATTACAACGACAGCATATTTCGCTCCGCTTTTTTAATGGTGGCGGTACCGGAAGTATGAGCTCTACTTGCTACGAGAATGCAGTGACAGAAGTAACGGTAGGCTCTGGTTTTTACGCTCCTGCCTTATTTGATTACTACAAAGAATTTCATTTCCAGCCAGCCGCGGGGTTTGCTGTTGAGATAGTGCGACAGCCTAGATTCAATATCTATACTTGTATGGGGGGCGGGTATGTGGCCTCTGGAGCGATAGGGAAAGAAAAACTGCCCCTCCCATATTTGCCACCACAGGCTGCGTTATTGCGCTTGGAAGGAGCAGGAGAGGTCCAAACGCCTGTACGTTATGAAGGTGATCAAAAGCTTGCAATTGGAGATCCCATCTTTTTTCGGCATAGTAAGGCAGGAGAATTATGTGAACGCTTTCCAACACTACATTTGCTACGGAAAGGGAAAAGGATAGGGGAGGCCATAACGTATCGGGGAGAGGGCAGGTGTTTTCTATGAGAATAGTAGCAATGAAACCATGGAAGAATTGGGCAGGATTAGTTACTAGCACACCACAGCAAGCGATTTATCCATCCTGCTTGGAGGAAGTGGTAGAAGTTGTAAAAAAAGCTAGTCAACAGGGAAAAACGATTCGTGTAGTCGGCTCAGGGCATTCCTTTCCTGCGCTTGTAGAAACAGATCAAATTCTTCTATCATTAGATGATTTACAAGGTGTACTGTCAATTGATGAAAAGGAACAAACAGCAACTGTGTGGGCAGGGACAAAGCTCAGGCTTTTGGGAGAATTGCTATATGAGCGAGGCTATTCGCAAGAGAATTTAGGAGATATTAATGCCCAGTCCATTGGCGGAGCGATTAGTACAGGAACACATGGTACGGGGATTCGGTTCGGAAGTGTTTCCACGCAAGTAGTTGGTTTAACTGTAGTAACCGCTCAGGGTGATTTGTTGGAATGCTCCGAAAGCTCTCATCCTGAACTTTTTCGTGCATTACAAATCTCTCTTGGCGCACTCGGGATCATTGTCAAAGTGAAGATACGTGTGCTTCCTGCGTATAACATTTATTATAAGAGCAGACGGATGAATTTAAACGACTGTTTAAAAAGTTTGACCAGCTTTACTGATCGTCATCGTCATTTCGAATTTTACTGGTTTGTGTATACAGATATGGTACAAGCAAAATTCATGCAAATTACTCAAGAGCCGGCTACTAAAAATAGTGCTTGGAATCAGTTTAAAAAAATAGGCATTGAAAATGGTCTATTCTGGCTTTTATCAGAGGGATGTCGTTTATTTCCTCAGTTGTGTGCACCCGTAAGTAAACTTTCCGCAAGAGCTGTTCCTGATATGGAGGAGGTGGGGGCTAGTCATAAATTGTTTGCTACTCCACGCTGGGTTCGATTTAGTGAGATGGAGTATAGTGTGCCTGCTGATAAAATGCAAGAGGTAGTTCAAGAGATCAGAGAATGCATACAAAAGCATCGTTTTGCTGTCCACTTTCCGATTGAATGTAGGTATGTGAAAGGAGATGAAATCTGGCTTAGCCCGGCTTACAAGCGAGATTCTGCGTATATTGCGGTGCATATGTATAAAGGAATGCCCTATAAGGCGTATTTTCAGGAAATGGAGCGTGTTTTTCTCAAATATGATGGGAGGCCGCATTGGGGGAAGTTGCATGAATTAACAGCTACTGATTTACAAGAGAGATTACCCATGTGGAGTCAGTTTATCGCAATTCGCAAAGAGCTGGACCCAAATGGATTATTTTTAAATCCCTACTTGTCACGGCTGTTTGGAGTATAATAGTTATCCATCGAAAAAAGCGTTCGTGATCCTGTAGAGGAGGAGAGAACGCTTTTTCGATAGAAGAGATAGGTTGTACTTTTGGGCTTTTAACAATTGAATTACGAGGCGATAGTAGAATCTGAATGAGAAGCCATCGTAGGATGGAATTCTTTCTCCGATTTGGAAACCACTACAGTAGCAACACCGTTACCAATTAAATTAGTGACAGCCCGCGCTTCAGACATGAACCGGTCTACACCTATTAATAATGCGATTCCTTCAACTGGAATCATAGGAAAAGCAGCTAGAGTGGCAGCAAGTGTAATTAAACCAGAGCC
The nucleotide sequence above comes from Brevibacillus laterosporus LMG 15441. Encoded proteins:
- a CDS encoding homocysteine synthase is translated as MSNLNWKRETLALHGGQEADPTTGALAVPIYQTSSYEFRDTSHAANLFALQEPGNIYTRIMNPTQDVFEKRIALLEGGIGALATASGQAAITFALLNIAQAGDEIISSSSLYGGTYNLFAHTFAKLGITVHFVDQSNPDNFRSKITDKTKAIFCETIGNPQMQVADLNALATIAHEYKLPLLVDNTFASPILCRPIEHGADIVIHSATKFIGGHGTSIGGIIVDSGHFDWSNGKFPGLSTPDPTYNGIVYTEAVGNAAYIVKARVQLQRDVGATLSPFNSFLFLQGLETLHLRMERHSQNALAVAQYLEQHNDVEWVSYPGLASSPTYELSQRYLPDGQGALLTFGIKGGVEAGKKVIESVQLFSHLANVGDSKSLIIHPASTTHLQLTPEEQAKAGVTPGMIRLSVGTEAIDDILQDVEQAIQKAVEAVQV
- a CDS encoding NCS2 family permease codes for the protein MYSFFRKRFDVKGHQTTVRNEILAGLTTFFTAVYIIAVNSMILSDAGIPLEAGIVATIVISFIGCLIMGFWANAPVALVPGMGINAFFSYTIVKSMGLSWESALAVVFMSGVLFIVIAFTPVAKILAKSIPLSLKEGMTVGIGLFLTFIGLQKGGLIVPNPSTFIALGDLGDTKVVLGLVSLVIAVVLFLRNVKGSFLISIIVNTLIAIALGTVGGTSQGSDFSFSTYLTVFGAFSFDGIVTTGFWLAVFPLTMVIVFENMGLLHSMVPESKFARTFQANSISAMLSGLFGTSPTVSSAESSAGIAAGGKTGITAITVGILFLISIFCIPVIRYVPDTAIAPILILVGSLMMQSVNQIKFSDMSEGLPAFLIIVLIPFTASIADGIAFGFMAYPIVKLAMGRRKEIPLPLLIISFMFFLYFVLLALQLH
- a CDS encoding amino acid deaminase/aldolase; translated protein: MLDGASIFLFLLVLDACVTEYIEEKYIPIYETVKKVRFLYETTSRYRYYREAFANLSMPFAYIDLDLLDQNMAEIVARSNGKRIRIASKSIRSIPMLRYILDYDPLIQGIMCFTASEALFLWENGFHNLLLGYPVVDRSSLLAIARAVQQGAQITLMVDSLEHINLAEEVAKQVSTPLLLCVEMDASDSFWGLHIGVYRSSLRTFEQVMQMVERIGSSPWLVLDGIMSYEAQIAGVGDNMPGHGFKNGVISYLKKRSIRVVREKRKRVDDELQRQHISLRFFNGGGTGSMSSTCYENAVTEVTVGSGFYAPALFDYYKEFHFQPAAGFAVEIVRQPRFNIYTCMGGGYVASGAIGKEKLPLPYLPPQAALLRLEGAGEVQTPVRYEGDQKLAIGDPIFFRHSKAGELCERFPTLHLLRKGKRIGEAITYRGEGRCFL
- a CDS encoding D-arabinono-1,4-lactone oxidase, producing the protein MRIVAMKPWKNWAGLVTSTPQQAIYPSCLEEVVEVVKKASQQGKTIRVVGSGHSFPALVETDQILLSLDDLQGVLSIDEKEQTATVWAGTKLRLLGELLYERGYSQENLGDINAQSIGGAISTGTHGTGIRFGSVSTQVVGLTVVTAQGDLLECSESSHPELFRALQISLGALGIIVKVKIRVLPAYNIYYKSRRMNLNDCLKSLTSFTDRHRHFEFYWFVYTDMVQAKFMQITQEPATKNSAWNQFKKIGIENGLFWLLSEGCRLFPQLCAPVSKLSARAVPDMEEVGASHKLFATPRWVRFSEMEYSVPADKMQEVVQEIRECIQKHRFAVHFPIECRYVKGDEIWLSPAYKRDSAYIAVHMYKGMPYKAYFQEMERVFLKYDGRPHWGKLHELTATDLQERLPMWSQFIAIRKELDPNGLFLNPYLSRLFGV